Within the Echinicola sp. 20G genome, the region ATTTAATCCATAAAAACATAGAAAAAAGTCAAGAATATAAGAACCCTGATAGAAATATAAATGGAACGAACCATTCATCTACAAAAATCAGTAAATCAACACCTTACTTAGTATTTTTTTTGAAAAAATAAAGAACATTGTTTTGTAGTACTAATATCTTTTGACTTGGATAATCCTATTATTCAGCATTCCTCTTTGAGTAGGTTTTAATTAAATCTAGTATTTGAAAATCACTTTTATTTACCCAGCCTGCACGCATTTCCTCCCCATCCATGTACCTTGAATAAAAGTCAACCCCACTCAGGTCTGCATACTTGTATTCATCAAAGACATTTCCTTTTCCATACATTCTAGGATCAGACTGTGCTTTTAATTCTTTGAAAAGTTCTTTCTTTAGAGTTTCTTTTTCTTTTTTAAAACCGCTATTGTCCACTAGATTATGGATGCAGTCTGGATCCTCTTTTATATTGTAAAGCTCTTCTGAAGCACGTTTTCCAAATGACCAGGCCCAATATTGTAAAGTACTTTCATTATAAATGGAATTAAGACAAACCGTTTTGGTAGCACCGCCATCAGTATTGAGGTACCCTGTTTCAGGATTACCAGCCGGCCATCTATCTGGTTCGAAATTTTGTAAGTAAAGTAGGTCACCTTTGACAATCCCCCTTATAGGGTACCCCTGATCTTCTGGCCTCCCTACATCATGTCTTTCCTTACCAATCAATACATGATCTCTCTTGGGATCCACTTGCTTGGATTTGCTCGAATAAAGGATATCTGTGAAACTATTACCCGTAATGTTCTTCATCCCACTTTCCTTCTCTTTTATTCCGGCCAACTCCAGAAATGTTGGAGCAAAATCGATGAAACTGATAAAATCATCAATTTTTCTTCCTATTGATGAGATACCATCACCCCACCTCACTGCTAGCGGCAAATGGTTGGAATATTCGTACTCTTGCCCCTTAATTCTTGGAAATGGCATGCCATTATCCGAAGTGACAACAATAACTGTATTTTCCAGTTCTCCACGTTTTTCCAGTTCATCCAACATCTTACCCAGTTGCTTGTCAAAGTATTCTATCTCATAGGCATAATCGAGTAAATCAGTCTTTACAGAATCTTTGCTCGGCCAAAAGCTAAATACCTGATCGTCCCCAACATCGCTAAGCGACTTTCCCCCTTTATCAATACCAGAACCATATTCATAGCCCCTATGCGGTTCCAATCCTCCATACCAAAAGAAAAAAGGCTCATCATCATTTTTCTCCTTTAAGAAAGCTTCAAAATTCGCGGCATAGTCCACGTTGCTTATCTGGGGAGTTGGAGGAGTGGTTTTAAGCTGACTGTAATTGTGGACCAAAAGGTTTCTAGGACTTCCATCTTCATGCTTGGCTACTCCAGGAGCCCAGCCCTTTCCAGTATACCCTACATGATAGCCATGTTCATCCAGCACCTCGGCAAAAGTCTTGAACTTGGCCGGAAAATAAGGCCAATGGTTGGCTGCCTCCTCCAATTGCCATGAATTCCTTCCAGTGAGAATATTAGAACGGGAAGGGGCACATTTGGCATTCGGTGTGTAAGCATTATTAAAGAGAATCCCCTCCGCTGCAATTTTATCAAAATTGGGCGTTTTCACCCAATCACAGCCATAAGCCCCCATATGCATATAAGTCACATCATCCATGATGGCAAAGAGTATATTGGGAACTTGTTTGACTTTTGGCTTTTCTTTAGAGTCAGTAAATGCCCAAACTCCTAATACAAGTAGTCCAGCTAAAAGGGGAATAATCTTTTTCATAGGCTATTTTTTGTCGAAATTCATCTACTTACTTTCCAAGATAAGAAAGTTTTGGTCGAAATGGTTATCTACATTCTCGATATCAAGTACCATCTTTTACTTTTTTCAAACTTGCTTTAAGAAAATAGCAAATCCCCTTTTCTATCAGTAAAGGTTTGTGAAACCAATAAAAAATCTGAATATCCACAATAATTTTGCGCAAAATAGACAATCCATCATTCCTCAAACTAAATGTATTTTTCCATTCCAATAAACATAACAATACCCCAATAAAAAAGTCTCTCACAAATATGAGAGACTTGGTCTGAAGTATCTTTTTTCTATTCTCTTAATTGTTATTCACTGCCAAATTCATAGCACTAAGCTTACCTTTTTATTTTACTTCTTCTTCAAACTTAACCTCCTCTCCATTGATCACAACATTTTCAAACTTCACATCTTTCATGTGATTGACATTGAAAACTTCATCGACGCTGTCTATGAGGCAATTGATCATTTGAAAATTGGTAACAGGAGAACTCTCGTAGGCATTGGCCATAACAGCATATTTACCTCCGTTCTTAACCTGAAGGTTCTCTACAATAATATTGCGAATGGTTGGAATATGATCACCTTCCTCCTCATAAAACATATTAAACCGAACGGCAGCTTCTTTATAAGTACCCACCACCACATCTCTCATGTATACATTCTCGACAGTTCCACCCCTTTTAGAGCTGGTTTTGATACGAAGTACCCGATCCAAATTAGGGCTGTCCATCAAAAGGTTTTGGGCAAAGATATTTCTGGCTCCACCGGAAATCTCACTACCAATGACCACTCCTCCATGACCTTCCTTCATTTCACATCCCTCAATAATAATGTTCTCTGAAGGAATTCCAGGGATTCTCCCATCTTCATTTCGCCCGGACTTGATGGCAATACAATCATCTCCAGTGTCAAAATAACAATCTTTAATCAATACATTTTTACAAGCCTCTGGATCACATCCATCATTATTGGGGCCTAAGGTTTCTATGCGTACCCGCTCCACGGTAACATTCTCACAAAGCACAGGATGAAGGTTCCACATTGGTGAATTAATCAATTTAACATCCTGGATCAAAACATTTTTACACTCAAAAGGCTGTACAAATTGTGGACGCATATAGTGCCCCTCTCCAAATACCCTTTCTTCCAATGGCACACGATCATGTACCATCTCATGTAGCAACTTTCTGGATGGGTTTTGCCTTCCCATGCCTTCTTTCCAGCCATAGTGTTTGGCACCGCACCAAGGCCACCAGTTTTCCATGTCCGCATTTCCATCCAGCGTACCTTTACCAGTGATAGCGATATTTTCCTGTTGGTAGGCATAGATAAAAGGAGAATAATTCATCAGTTCCATGCCTTCCCACCGGCTGCGCACAATAGGTAGGTAGTCTTTGGGATTACGGCTGAACCTCAATACAGCACCTTCAGAAATATGAAGGTTCACATTACTTTTTAAATGCACTGCACCTGTAAGAAATACTCCCTCAGGAATCACCACACGGCCCCCACCAGCTTTATGACAAGCCTCTATGGCATGAGCAATCGCTTCTGTATTGAGTTGCTCTCCCCCAGACTTGGCCCCAAAATCAGTAACCACAAAATCCTGATCCTGAAACTCAGGTGCCTTGATCAAAGCACGAATGGAATCCAGTTGCGACCAAGGACCTTGATCTACCTGTTCAACATCCTTTTGCCCACAACTTACCAATAGGCTCAAGACCAATCCTAAAATGCAATATTTACTTTCTACTTTCATCTTTTATGATTTTTCAACCGTGAAATTATCTTTCTAACTCTAAAGCTGCCAAAATAAACGGCCCGACTCCTTTAGGGTCATTGATTCTGATTTTTTCATTGACATAATATGCATAAGTACCGTCTCGATAAGGGTTCCCTCCTAAACCTGCCACTGCACATACTTGAGTTAAGCTGACTTCTCCATCCTCTTTTACTTTTATCAATTCCGTGACAATTCCTTCAAAACCCTTTTCTGCTATCTGTTTGAAAACCTTGTCCAAATAACCTTTATTTACACCTTTGGCCAATGCATATACAAACATACTGGATGCAGATGCCTCCAAATAATTACCTTCTCTTGCTCCTTGATCAATCACCTGGTACCATAACCCCGTCTGTTCATCCTGGTAATGCTTGATGGCTACAGCAAGCCTTTGTAAAATACCTGACAAAACAGTTCTTCCATAGTGTTCCTCTGGCAAAAAATCCAAAGCATCTACCACGGCCATGGCATACCAGCCCATGGCCCTGCCCCATACATTTGGGGATCGGCCTGTCTCTGGGTCAGCCCATGATTGAAATTTACTTTCATCCCAGCCATGATAAAGCAAACCCGTTTTTGGGTCCCTTAGGTGTTTTTCCATCAGTACTAGCTGTAAAATACCTTCTTCGAAAACTTCCGGATCTTTGAATTCCTTGGCATACTGCATCAGAAATGGTGTGCCCATATAGGCTCCATCCAGCCACATCTGGTTGGTATAACGTAACTTATGCCAGAAGCCTCCTTCACTGGTTTTGGGCTGATATTTTAGCTGACCTCTAAGGGTCTCAATGGCTTTTTTGTAGCGTACATCGCCGGTTTTGCTATACAGGTTAAACAGTAACTTCCCTGAATTGATCATGTCAATATTATAGGTTTCGTATTTGTACGTTTTGATCTGTCCATCCTGGTCAATCAGCTCATCAGCATAAGCTTTGATATACATATAATAGCTTTCACTGTCACTTTTTTTCCATAACTCTTCAAAAGCATGCAGCATCAATCCCTGCGGATAACTCCATACCGGCCGATCCATAAAATCAATCTGCCAAGCTTCGGGGTTTCTTTTCATCACCGAAAGCGCCATCCGTTCTGACCAATCTAAATCACGAGGAATCATCTTTTCTTGACCAAAAGTCAGTTGGCTAAAAAAAACGGCCATTATCAGTAGAAAACTTCTTTTCTTCATTTTGCTTAAATTCTGTTTGTAAGATTTCAACGGGCTAAGGCTTAAAGATTTGAATTACAAATCCCAACCTAAATATTGCTTTTTCCCACGACACAATAACGCGCAACTGAGTGGAACAGGACTTTGATGCTTCGACACGCTCAACAATCTTAATTCAGGTTCCAAAGCTCAACCCAAAGGCTCACATCTCTTGTCTAATTTTTATCGTCTAGCCTAGCCTCTAACTCAAGGCATTTTCTTCAGACCTTCCCATTTGACATTCCATTTGCCATTATCTGGAAAACCCGGATTGGCTCGGTCCGGAGCCCCTTCCCATCCAGCAGCCATCATGGCTACAGTAGTCAGCAAGCCACCATTTCCCGGTAAATAAATTCTTAACCTTTTGTCCTGATAATTATGCCCATTCGGCAGATAGGTATTCTTTTCTTTTCCCATAAACAAGGCTTCCAAAGCCGTCTCAGGCATATTGAGCCTGGCTGCATTCATGGCCATCATCGGGTAATCCCAGCCCCAGGTAGAGTCCCAATTCCAGATCTTCAAGATTTTCTCCAAGGTGTTTTTCATGATGACTGTATCGATCATTTCGGTTTTTGGTAAAATTCCAAAAGCCCCTAAAACCACAGGGTGATCATGCAAATAAAAATCATCTTCGTAAGCCCTTGGGTGGGTACTGCTCGGAAGGTATAGGTCGTCCTTGATAGCCAATGGGGCCAAATTATCCAAAACTTCTCTCCACTTAGGGTTTTCTTCCATTCCTAAGCGCTTTTGCCAGTCCAAAGCTACATTCAGGCCATAGTGCCAATACGCCAACTCAAAAGGTGGGTCATCGGTAGACTTAGCTGGAAAGAGTTCCTGAGCAGGGATCAATGGCGCAATCAAATGGTATTTTCCATCCTTTTGGCTCTCTTTGGCAAATGAGGCCATAAATTCAGCTGTCTCAAACACAATCTCTTTGTATTTCTCTAATGTGGCCTGGTCTTGCCTGTCCTGATAGAGTTGCTCTACAAAGTATAAAATATGGGGCTGTTGCCAGATCAAATAGGGAGCTACACTGGAAGGGCTTTCATCTCCATATGGATCCGTCATTTTCTGCCATCTGGCTCCTTCAAAGCCCTGACGAGCTGCCGTGGCCTTGGCCTTATCCAATGAACTAAAATACCATGGTAGGCTCTTTTCCATTAATTCAACCCTATCCCATAGTCCAAAATGGGCACCATGCCACCAGTGCATCTCCATATGAAACTTACCATACCAACTATTCATGGTTAGTCCGGTTTCTTGGGGAGGTAAAGAACCTGCACAATTGACTTTGGTGAGGTATTGGGAAAGCACAATCCTTCTTTCAAGCTCTTCTGCACGCTCATCTGTACACTCCGAGAAATCAATCGCTCCACCCGACTGCCAAAAGGCTTCCCAGTTACCTTCACTGCTTTTCGCAGTTAACTCAAAGTCAGGAAGGTCAGACTCCCCCTCTTCGGAGAACAAAGCCGTAAACTCCAAGCTTTCTTGTCCTTCCTGGGCATTCAATA harbors:
- a CDS encoding sulfatase, with translation MKKIIPLLAGLLVLGVWAFTDSKEKPKVKQVPNILFAIMDDVTYMHMGAYGCDWVKTPNFDKIAAEGILFNNAYTPNAKCAPSRSNILTGRNSWQLEEAANHWPYFPAKFKTFAEVLDEHGYHVGYTGKGWAPGVAKHEDGSPRNLLVHNYSQLKTTPPTPQISNVDYAANFEAFLKEKNDDEPFFFWYGGLEPHRGYEYGSGIDKGGKSLSDVGDDQVFSFWPSKDSVKTDLLDYAYEIEYFDKQLGKMLDELEKRGELENTVIVVTSDNGMPFPRIKGQEYEYSNHLPLAVRWGDGISSIGRKIDDFISFIDFAPTFLELAGIKEKESGMKNITGNSFTDILYSSKSKQVDPKRDHVLIGKERHDVGRPEDQGYPIRGIVKGDLLYLQNFEPDRWPAGNPETGYLNTDGGATKTVCLNSIYNESTLQYWAWSFGKRASEELYNIKEDPDCIHNLVDNSGFKKEKETLKKELFKELKAQSDPRMYGKGNVFDEYKYADLSGVDFYSRYMDGEEMRAGWVNKSDFQILDLIKTYSKRNAE
- a CDS encoding glycoside hydrolase family 28 protein gives rise to the protein MKVESKYCILGLVLSLLVSCGQKDVEQVDQGPWSQLDSIRALIKAPEFQDQDFVVTDFGAKSGGEQLNTEAIAHAIEACHKAGGGRVVIPEGVFLTGAVHLKSNVNLHISEGAVLRFSRNPKDYLPIVRSRWEGMELMNYSPFIYAYQQENIAITGKGTLDGNADMENWWPWCGAKHYGWKEGMGRQNPSRKLLHEMVHDRVPLEERVFGEGHYMRPQFVQPFECKNVLIQDVKLINSPMWNLHPVLCENVTVERVRIETLGPNNDGCDPEACKNVLIKDCYFDTGDDCIAIKSGRNEDGRIPGIPSENIIIEGCEMKEGHGGVVIGSEISGGARNIFAQNLLMDSPNLDRVLRIKTSSKRGGTVENVYMRDVVVGTYKEAAVRFNMFYEEEGDHIPTIRNIIVENLQVKNGGKYAVMANAYESSPVTNFQMINCLIDSVDEVFNVNHMKDVKFENVVINGEEVKFEEEVK
- a CDS encoding glycoside hydrolase family 105 protein, which produces MKKRSFLLIMAVFFSQLTFGQEKMIPRDLDWSERMALSVMKRNPEAWQIDFMDRPVWSYPQGLMLHAFEELWKKSDSESYYMYIKAYADELIDQDGQIKTYKYETYNIDMINSGKLLFNLYSKTGDVRYKKAIETLRGQLKYQPKTSEGGFWHKLRYTNQMWLDGAYMGTPFLMQYAKEFKDPEVFEEGILQLVLMEKHLRDPKTGLLYHGWDESKFQSWADPETGRSPNVWGRAMGWYAMAVVDALDFLPEEHYGRTVLSGILQRLAVAIKHYQDEQTGLWYQVIDQGAREGNYLEASASSMFVYALAKGVNKGYLDKVFKQIAEKGFEGIVTELIKVKEDGEVSLTQVCAVAGLGGNPYRDGTYAYYVNEKIRINDPKGVGPFILAALELER